A single Triticum dicoccoides isolate Atlit2015 ecotype Zavitan chromosome 2A, WEW_v2.0, whole genome shotgun sequence DNA region contains:
- the LOC119356398 gene encoding AT-hook motif nuclear-localized protein 10-like, whose product MDGRAQPQQQQTPLPLPLPPPQQQTTPPPTPQTQTPRVSSPPPVAPGVMMPQHAYGAMPPGSASVMHGMPLAFNPMASPGASQAALKPADMPPLAMYRPDSTPPGMPQSVGGGGGALVVSVSGSGSGGELVKKKRGRPRKYGPDGTMGSAVKAEAGGQSGGAGSNSNPDGKRRGRPPGSGKKKQLDALGSAGTSFTPHIITVKPNEDVASKIMSFSQQGPRTTCIISANGALCTATLRQPATSGGIVTYEGHFDILSLSGSFLLAEDGDTRSRTGGLSVALAGSDGRIVGGCVAGMLMAATPVQVVVGSFIAEGNKKPKEEQPKREPTSAPMLTSAPMQTPAGFGAASAAATPSDGTSSDHSDDPGSPMGPNGSTFNNAGHPTHASYAPVGWSLSGNQGRYDPDMKMVTD is encoded by the exons ATGGACGGCCGGGCTCAGCCGCAGCAGCAGCagacgccgctgccgctgccgctgccgccgccgcagcagcaGACGACGCCACCGCCGACGCCGCAGACGCAGACGCCGCGCGTGAGCTCGCCGCCGCCGGTGGCCCCCGGCGTCATGATGCCGCAGCACGCCTACGGCGCGATGCCGCCGGGCTCCGCGAGCGTCATGCACGGGATGCCGCTCGCCTTCAACCCCATGGCGTCGCCCGGGGCCTCGCAGGCGGCATTGAAGCCCGCGGACATGCCGCCGCTCGCCATGTACCGGCCCGATTCCACCCCGCCGGGCATGCCGCagtccgtcggcggcggcggtggcgccctGGTGGTCAGcgtcagcggcagcggcagcggcggggaGCTCGTGAAGAAGAAGAGGGGAAGGCCGAGGAAGTACGGGCCGGACGGGACCATGGGCTCGGCGGTGAAGGCCGAGGCGGGCGGGCAGTCTGGTGGCGCGGGCTCCAACTCGAATCCTGACGGGAAGCGCAGAGGACGGCCCCCGGGATCTGGCAAAAAGAAACAGCTCGATGCCTTAG GTTCAGCTGGGACATCATTTACTCCTCACATAATAACTGTCAAGCCTAATGAG GATGTTGCTTCGAAAATAATGTCTTTTTCACAACAAGGCCCACGTACTACATGTATAATCTCAGCAAACGGTGCGCTGTGCACAGCAACACTCCGTCAACCAGCAACCTCTGGTGGCATAGTGACATATGAG GGCCACTTTGATATTCTCTCTCTGTCGGGCTCATTTCTGCTGGCAGAGGATGGTGACACTCGTAGCAGGACAGGTGGTCTGAGTGTTGCTCTGGCTGGAAGCGATGGGCGTATTGTAGGAGGTTGTGTTGCAGGAATGCTTATGGCTGCAACGCCTGTCCAG GTTGTGGTGGGCAGCTTCATCGCCGAAGGTAACAAAAAGCCCAAGGAAGAACAACCGAAACGCGAGCCAACATCTGCGCCGATGCTTACATCTGCGCCGATGCAGACGCCTGCTGGCTTCGGTGCAGCCTCAGCTGCTGCTACGCCATCAGATGGAACATCAAGTGACCATTCTGATGACCCAGGGAGCCCTATGGGACCCAACGGTAGCACGTTCAACAATGCAGGCCATCCGACACACGCTTCATATGCTCCGGTGGGCTGGTCCCTCTCCGGGAACCAAGGCCGCTACGACCCAGACATGAAGATGGTGACCGACTAA
- the LOC119351961 gene encoding uncharacterized protein LOC119351961, with protein sequence MGSAGATLVRFLLLASIVAGFAAHLAAGEKDCYDEKDMIMHICIKSIKKDGFYMPASQACKNEVKKVDMPCICRVLTPSDEQTVSPVKLVLLAHECHIELPVGSKCGTYTIGGRVPPPSAHA encoded by the exons ATGGGAAGCGCCGGAGCCACCCTCGTCCGCTTCCTGTTGTTGGCCTCGATCGTCGCCGGGTTCGCGGCGCATCTCGCCGCGGGGGAGAAGGACTGCTACGACGAGAAGGACATGATCATGCACATCTGCATCAAGAGCATCAAGAAGGATGGCTTCTACATGCCCGCGAGCCAGGCCTGCAAAAACGAGGTGAAGAAGGTTGACATGCCCTGCATCTGCCGCGTCCTCACCCCCTCCGACGAGCAGACCGTCAGCCCCGTGAAGCTCGTCCTCCTCGCCCACGAGTGCCACATCGAACTCCCCGTCGGGAGCAAATGCGGAA CTTACACCATCGGGGGGCGGGTGCCACCACCATCCGCGCATGCGTGA
- the LOC119351962 gene encoding uncharacterized protein LOC119351962, with protein MGRRTGASLVRALLFASLFAGFAAHLAAGEKDCYDERDRIMSICIKSIKKEGFYMPPSQACRNEVKKVDMPCICRVLTASDERTVSPVKLVHLAHDCKIKLTVGSKCGTYTVAPVPPPAHA; from the exons ATGGGCCGCCGCACCGGAGCCAGCCTCGTCCGTGCCCTGCTGTTCGCGTCGCTCTTCGCCGGGTTCGCGGCGCATCTCGCCGCGGGGGAGAAGGACTGCTACGACGAGAGGGACAGGATCATGAGCATCTGCATCAAGAGCATCAagaaggagggcttctacatgccCCCAAGCCAGGCCTGCCGCAACGAGGTGAAGAAGGTCGACATGCCCTGCATCTGCCGCGTCCTCACCGCCTCCGACGAGCGTACCGTCAGCCCCGTGAAGCTCGTCCACCTCGCCCACGACTGCAAAATCAAACTCACCGTCGGGAGCAAATGCGGAA CTTACACCGTAGCGCCAGTGCCACCACCCGCGCACGCGTGA